CGTGAGGGCCAATGTCTCCTCTTCAAAAGTAGCGCAGGGAGGGGAAGTGGTCCCTGTTTCGTTGACTGGGGACTACTCGGGTCGCCTGTCCGAGGTGTGGGAAGCCTGTAGGAGAACAGGAACAGGCTCGCCCGGGTCCTGTTTCAGTGCCCTCGGAGTTGCTCCTGCATTTAGTGAGGTTCATAGCAGCGACGACTGAATTGAGCTGCAGCCTTGCAGCTGCTGCAACCAGGTCTTGGTCAGTGGATCAAGCTCTCCCTGCAGTGCAGAGAGGAAACTCAGGGTTTTCAGGGCTCAGGTACTGGCCTATGATGTTGCCTGGAAGGtgtgcagaggagagcagagctgctgtcctgctccctttGTTCTGGCTCTCTCTaacctctttccttctctgcGGCCTAGATGGAAGAACTGGTGGGTAAGAGGCATCCTCACGCTGGCAATGATCACCttcttcttcatcatcatctATTTGGGACCCATGGTCTTAATGATGATAGTAAGTGCTCGCAGAGAAATGCCCTAATGTTGGCAGTGGCGGGGGGATGGCTGCTGGGACCATCACTGGTGCAGGAAATCCAGAGCCTCGTGTTTCTGTGGTCCCCGTTCAGCTCACTGGGCTTGTCCGTGGAGGAACGAATCTGTGACTGCCTGCCCTGGCGGTCCAGCATTTGGCTGCAATTGACACCAGTATGGAAGGTTGTTAGAAACCTCctgcagaggaaaggggagggaaaaacaacATGATGAGCTTCACAGGTTGGATTAAGAGATTTCTGCCTGCCTGATAACACCTGCTAAAGTATCTTTTGCTATGCAcatgcatgtttttttctctccatcagGAGAGAGGTGTATAACCAACACGTGTTACAGCTTCCTGATGTCTGTTTGTGCAGGTAATGTGCGTCCAGATCAAATGTTTTCACGAGATTATCACTATCGGCTATAACGTATATCACTCATATGACCTGCCCTGGTTCAGGACGCTCAGTTGGTGAGTAGGGTGACTGCTTCCCTCTCCGTTCTTGAGTGCAGTGATACGTTTCATCTCATTGCGGAGGAGAGACAGCAAGGAGATCTTCTAGCAACCTCTCAAACAGGGACCATAGGATTGCTGTGAATTGTCTGGTTTTGTGTGTTAGCAGCTTTCGTAAGGGAAACGTCCCCACAAATACAGACAGATAGATATCTTGATATAGTTTGTCCCGCCGTTTACGAAGCGCTGAGATTGGAACGCCATGATCCGTGCAAGGGACGGCACTGATGGCTGTCGCCACTTGCAGACAGACATGGTTGCTCACTTGGCGTGGGAGGCTTATTGTGGGTGGTTGTGAAACACTGCTGAACCCTGGGACATAGCTGGGCTGAGCGGCTCCGGATGCCAGCCAGAGCAAGGCTGTGACGAGGGGAGGAGCCGTGCTTTTAGGATGCACAAGCTCCTAAAGGCCTGTTGAGGAGTGCCACCTAAAGGCAGAAAGTCCTTGTGCATCTAAAGGCCCACACCAATCCCAAACAGAGTATGATCCACTGAGACGTGGAAGTGGGTGGTGCAAGCGCTATTTTAAATGAAGGTGTCATTTCTAAAGTGGGGGGAATGAAGTTTTGGCCGTCACTTTCCAGAAGGCCGTTGACCTTGGGGATCAGCCACTTTCTGTGTTCCTCCAGAACACTTTTAGGGTTCCTGCTAACAGGCACGTGCATCCATCCACAGGTACTTCCTGCTCTGCGTAAACTACTTTTTCTATGGCGAGACTGTAACAGATTATTTCTTCACCCTGGTTCAAAGAGAGGAGCCCTTGCGAATTCTCAGCAAATACCACCGCTTCATTTCTTTTGCCCTGTACTTAACAGGTAAAGACCACATTTTCTGTTGGTTAAATTTACTTGGGCTGGAGGGAGGAGATCTCCTTGATCTCTTGAAGTACTCTTCTCGCAAGTATTGTATCTTTTGCGGTGTCCGTAGCGTATCCAGTTGACATTGTGAAAGCAAGTtcgcagagaaaaaaaaagaactctgtggaaaaaaaccctctctaaTTCATCTGGGAGCAATCAGGCTTAATTGGCTATCTGCCCAAGTGTTATTTGTAGGAAATTGTATTATGCGACTTCCAGAACAGTGCATTTCCCCACTTCACGTTGCTGCTTTACTCAAAAAGCCTGCAGAGTTGTGCACTGTCATagaaaaagcaagcatttctttctgctgaaGACATGTTCCCacccattcatttttcttctgtttcccacCAGGTTTCTGCATGTTTGTCTTGAGCCTGGTGAAGAAACACTATCGCCTCCAGTTCTACATGGTAAGGTTAAACACAGGGGCTGGCTGCCCCCAGTTGGAGGCAGAAGAATGAATAATATAGGCTACTTGAAAACTTTGTATAGAGGAATACGTGCCAGTAGATGCTTCTGTGCTGGCTGTGCATTGTAATGCTGCCTGGAAGGAAAATTACTGCGAGCAGACTGAATATTTAGGAAGGTGGCCCTGACTGGAGTTCCCTGGAAACATGAATTCTCTTCTCTCTGCACTTGAGGATGCTCTTAAGAAACTTTCTGCAAGATGAGATGACTGCACGAGACTATTTGACTCTTGTACTGTGGGTAGCTCAGCACAAGGGTTAATTGGCTATGTCCCCTTTTCCAAACATCAGTAAGGTATTGCTCGTGTTTGACCACAGACCCAGCTAGTTTTGCTTTCCGCTAGATTCTGCACACAGAGATACAGTTTGGATATCCATCAGCCTTGTGTTCTTCTTGTATAGTCAGAAGGCTGCCTGGGATGTGTGGGACAGGGGTGGGCTGTAGAGGGCTTGGTCCAGCAGAAGTCTTCCCTGTGAAGTTCAGGTCTGGGCTGGAGCTGAAGAACGTGTCCATTATTAGTTAATAATGTCACTGTTCCCTGCTCTGGGCGACTTGCGGTGTCTGTCGTGGTGAAGGTGTACGCTAGAAACGCACCCGTGCATGAGCTGGGCTCTGAGAGGTGCCTAACAGCATTTGATTTCTGCCAGCGATGCGTATGAGAGATGTCTCTAGGCAGACTGGACTGCATGCTGTCTTCTCTTCCAGTTTGGATGGACCCACGTGACGTTGCTAATTGTTGTTACCCAGTCGCACCTCATCATTCACAACCTCTTTGAAGGAATGATATGGTGAGTTGCTGTGTGTTTTGAATCACTGTGATTCCTGCAGCCTAATATGAATTACTGTGTTTTTAGTGAAGgctattcttttaaaaaacaaatggccAAGATATTTCCTGCCAGGGGCTGACCCATTCAgaatagaaaagcaaaagattGAGCGATGCCTCGGTGACTTAGGACTTGCTTTGTGCTACTTGGGCAGTACAAAGTGCTGGTCTTAAGCAGCATCTGTCTTCCCGAAACCAGCTGTGCCAGCAACTACTTTTGGCTGCTGTGAGACGGCACTGTAAGTTCCTGTGCGTGCCTGAACCAGCCCAGAGTGCTCTGAGAGCAGTCTGCTGGCAGCTGAGATGCAGCCACTCTGGGGTGAGCGGAGGCAACTGTCTAACAGCATGACACGTGtcgcaaaaaaaggaaagaatgtgcTTAAAACAGGCTGTTTTGGGTGTGCGACCTGCTGGTTAGTCTAGAGCACTAGGGTAACACCTTGGTTTTTTCTAGGAGCTTCAGGTGGTTGCTCCGTGTGCTGTGAGATTGCACTGGACAGGGAGATGTTGATGGGACGGCACTGGAGAACACATGATGAAGCAATTGCTCGTTTCGTTAAGTCTCGGAGTTGTCTGATGCTTGGCATTTTCAAATGCTTCGATTCTCCTCCCATCTAGGTTCATTGTCCCAATTTCCTGTGTGATCTGCAACGACATCATGGCGTACATGTTCGGGTTCTTCTTTGGCCGCACTCCGCTCATCAAGGTTCGTAACGCTTTGGCGAACAAAACTACAGGCGCCTTTCAGTTGCATGCAGCCCTTGACCCTAGATGGGAGAGCAGGCTAGAGCACTGGAAGTAGCTACTGGAAGGGGGGGCTGCGATATTTGAAGAAGCTGAATGCATGTTACAGACAGGTCCTTAAAAATTCTTGTCTGAAAAGCTTCATCTGATaagtgaaataagaaaaaagactgTGAAAAGGCTACTAATAAAGAATAAATTAGCTTCTTTGGCTAATTTTTGGCTTCTTTGGGTCTTAATCCCAGTCCCTGTTCTCTGATCTCCCATTTGGACATGTCCCAATGTTTGAGGCTGTGAAGTAGAACAGAGCATTTTGAACAAAGAGGGTAGTGTGAGGTTTTGACTAAGCTGTTATTTGTTGATTGTTTGCACCATTTTCGGCTTGCCTCAGCAGTTCACAGTTGAGGAAGGGCTGCTTGTGTGTGTGGTGCTGTGCGTAGATGCACAGTTTTTAACTaccccccttttctctctttctctccggCTGTAGCTCTCCCCAAAGAAGACCTGGGAGGGTTTTATTGGAGGTTTTTTTGCCACCGTTTTGTTTGGATTGCTGGTAAGTAACATGGTGATTACTTCATTGCTCTTTTCCCTTCATAAGGTGACGGTGTTTTGCCTGAAAAAATGCAGGCAAGCTGTTCAGGCTTTTGTCAAAAACTTCACGCTTGCCTGGCTGACCAGGATTTGAGCTGGTCCATGGCCATGGATTGTGCTGCGTGCAGGTCCTGCAGGGGGAACAGCATATTGGAGAAAGGTCCCCTGTAGACCATACGACGCGTTCATTACAGTAATTGTCCTTGAAGCTTTCTCTCTTGTCTGCCAAAGAGTAGAGACCGGGGTATTCCCACAGATGCTGTGCGTGTGTAGACGAAGCATTTAGGGATCCCGTTGGATGAATGCGGTGCATCGTTTCAAGTGCTATGTGGGGAATTCAGTGCTCTGTCTGGCACTTTGCTGTACCGTGGGACTAGAGCATGAGAAAGAGCAGCTTGCTTTCATTGTGTGCACAATTGAAACGAAGCCCTTAACTGGATAGGAAGTCATGAGGCCTGCATCATCTCTGAGTATTAAGATATTCTTGTCTGTTTTTATGACTGTCCCCCTGTCTGGTTGTAGCTGTCTGCTCAGCCAAATGGTGCAGCCTGTCTCAGCCCGTTCATGCAGGGCCTCTGATCACTGCTTGCTGAACAGATGCgcttcttaaaagaaaatgcttactATGCCTTTAGCCAATTAATGCTTCTCAGGAGAGTAATCTTCTTAATGAAGCCAGGAACGCGGCTCCCTCCTAGCCTCGTCTCCTTGAGTTGCCTTGGGAGTGTCTCAGCCTCCTCGCTTGGGAAACATTAATCCTCCTTTCTCTTgatgcatctctctctctgtctccttgaAGCTGTCTTACGTGATGTCTGGGTACCGGTGCTTCACCTGTCCAGTGGAATTCAACAATGACACCAACAGCTTCACAGTGGACTGTGAGCCATCCGAGCTGTTCCAGCTACAGGAATACAACATCCCCGTGGTGCTGCAGTCTATCGTTGGCTGGGTAGGACTCTCACTGCACACACTGCTAGTGACTGCCTGGCAGGAGGCTACTAAAAGGGTTTTATTTATTGAGACAGAACACCAAGAAGAGAGGAGGGCTATGTTGTAGTGCTCCACAGACTTACATGACAAGGAATGATGGTACTTGACCCAGTAAAGAGGGAAATTAATGGTGCTCCCTGTTAGTGGAAGTCCCAAAGGAATTGTCCCAAGTCTGGTGGCTGAAGCTAGTTGTGAACCAACTGGCCGAAAGCGTGGGGAGTACGGAAACAGGGGCAAGCGGTGGCCAAGATGATCTAGAAGACATCTTGCAGCTCCCTTTCATACAGACTGGGTCCCAGTGTGATTTGCCTCGAGATGTGTGTTGAGACTCCGAAGATAACCTTTACCTATAGGGGTGAGGGAAGTTCAAAAGGCACTTGAAGAGGCCCAGTGGCATCTTCCTAATGTTGTTTCCCAGAGGACGTGTATATAGCGTGTTGGAAGAGCTGGCTGTGCAGAACCACTGGTCGCTTGCAGGTCTTGGCTTTGGATTTAGCAAAGCAAGCTTCAGGGAAGTGCTGTACTTTGTGAAAATCCTCCTctgatgtgtttttctttctgcagaagacagTCCGGATGTACCCCTTCCAAATCCACAGCATCGCACTGTCTACTTTTGCCTCCCTCATTGGGCCGTTTGGAGGCTTCTTTGCTAGTGGATTTAAGAGAGCCTTCAAAATCAAGGTAAGGACACCCCTCTTCTCAAAGGCCGTTTACCTTTTAGAAGGCAAAGACTGAACTGACAAGGACTGTCCATTAGGAGTTGCTGCCACTATATATTGTCCCTCTGCTCCAAGGAGTGAAAGGCTGGGAGCtttgggagggaagagaaggttTGTTCTGTCACAAATAAAATGATGGGGCACGATCCAGGTTTTTTGACTGAATGGGTGAGGGGGAAGACCTTAAAAATCAAACCGTGATATTTTAAACCCTGCTTTAACGCAGAACTCGAGGTAGAGGAACAAAGACCCAATCAGAAAATTTTGCAGTCTGGGCTTTCCTTGATGTCCTGCAGGGAGGTTTTACGTGTAAGCAGTCTTCTCTACAGTTAAGATGCCTTGAAAGACAGGACAGGGTTGCAAGCAATAAACATTAGCCTTCCTTGACCCTGACAGATCTTAGTTAAACCGTGATGTCCCTCAGGCACTAATAGCCTGCATAAAGGAGAAACTTTTAAAACCAGGGGAGATGTCGAGCAAAATTAATTCTTAGGCTGACTTTTGCCTTCTCAGAAGAATTAGAGCGCGGGTATGAGTGGAGAGCTTAGATGTACGTAGAGCAAGTAGAGGTAATGGGCACCTGGGACTGCTTAATGCAATCCTTTCTGATTTGCGCAGGACTTTGCCAACACAATCCCAGGCCACGGAGGTATCATGGACCGCTTTGACTGTCAGTACCTGATGGCCACCTTTGTTAACGTGTACATCGCAAGCTTTATCAGGTATTTGTTGCTTTACGGTGAAGGTTGGGGGCCCTGTCAAACTTGGGTGACATACAGGCTCATAGTAAGAGACAGCAGTTATCCCCGTGAGATTAACATCTAAAAACAcaagacaaagagagagagaggaaagggaggcgCAAAGAAGGGAAGCACCTTTTGCCAGTGCCATGCCGAGCTGGGAACACAACCCCTGTTCCCCAAGGTGTATTATTTTAGCCCCCTTGAAACTGCTCTGTCTTCCTTATGCAGCCCTTTGGGTCTTGAGCAGTGTTTCCCCAGGGCTGATTGAGCGGAAAAATCCATTTCGGTTGCATTACGGAATAGTTCTGTAGCCACCTATAGAAGGAATAGGCAACATGACTACTGTTTTAAGTGTATTATTTTGATCAAACTGCGCCTGGGCTCCCAGACCATTGAGATTTAGCAGTGCGACTCATTGATAATGATACTTTTGTGTTTCAGAGGTCCTAACCCAAGCAAACTGATCCAGCAGTTCTTAACCTTGCGGCCAGACCAGCAGCTCCACATCTTCAACACGCTAAAAGCGCACCTTGTCGACAAGGGTATGTTAGCTAGTTTGGAGGACGCATAGACATCCGGGCAATTGgaacagaactgaaaaacagaCAAGTCTCCCCAAGGCAATTCCTGGCTTGCCTGATTTAAGACAATAACAAGGCCTCATTTCACTgtaacttttcttcctttcttggtaAATGTTtgaattgtggggttttttttttaataatatatttatatagcttTGGTTAAAATGAGCAAATCTGAGTTTGTAGCTGGAAAGGAGTTAAGGCTTGGAAGGACTGTTAGGTGAAATAGGAGGGTGCAGCTGTTCTCGTGGATCTGTTCTTACGTTCGATGCCTGTGGGCAGAGCTTAACTTTCCCTTTGAGTGTTGTTTATGCAGGGAACACACAAAGCGTTGTCTGTGCGACATCCTCTGCGTGCGTCGGAGCCAACAGGGAAAGCGAAGCCTCGCAGCTCCCCggcttctttcctcctccccgtCTCCCCTGGTAGCTGTGCCCGACGGGACCGCTGGGGACCCTAATTCTCTGCTGGTGGTAACTGTGAATACACGTGTTGATTTTCCCAGAAAGCCTAAGGCTCGATTAATTGGAAGAGGCCCGTGTGCTGGCCCAGCCGCAGTTTCCCTGCCAAACCAGGCACGGGCATCTATTTTGGCTTGCCTTTTTTTGCAGTGCCTCCCACGTTTGTCCTTTGTGGCAGGTGTTTTGGCAAATAAGACCTTTTCTAACCAAATAAACCACAAATAGACTACAGTGAAGGCTTTGATTCCTTTGCGCAAGGAATCAAGAAACTGGTAGCTGCTGTAGGAACGTGGGAGGTTCCAGTTGCTTCAAAATTGAGTCAGGTAAATAAGTATTTGTAAAGACCATTAACCTTTCACTGAGAAAATCCTACCAAGCAAGAACAACCTTTTAAATAACTtggctcatttttttttctcctcacgtGACCTTTAAGAAAGAAACGTTGAACCTCTGCTCTGCTTCTTGATGGGTGGAAACCCTTCACCGGGATGTTTTTAACTCACGTGGCGAGCCGTTTCCAACGTGGTGTCTTTTCTGATATGTGCAAGTTGGGGCTCCGGCACCCCGCTGGTGCTGTCCGTGGgagttggtggtttttttttttctttcagggatCATGTCTCTCACCTGTTTGTTACTTGAGTTCTAGATGTCGTGCTGCTGAGTTTATCATGGTGTGTGTTGCATTTCAGTCTGGCTTTGGTTACCTGCAGGCTTCTGTCCTGCTTTGCTTACTAAATGCTGTCATAAATAGGGTGCACTTAATAGTTGCGAGTTTTAGCCGAggactttcctttcttttgtcgtacttttttattatttaaaaaagagagcCCTAAAGATTGtaaaactttattattttttttttttggtgatcagATAGTGAAAATATCCCCAGTTTATACTAGCTCTTATCCCATGTGCAAGGTGACGCCGATTTTACTTCTTTCCAGAGTttgtgcatgagagagagaaactttACCTTTATTTTAACCTGGCGAACGAGCGACAGGGAAAGATAATACAGAAGTACAGTGTTGTTTCCAAGCAGTTGCTGACATAAACCCTTTACACACGCACACTCCCCCCCGCCGAGACACGTACACCCCGCGCGCTAGCTAACCGTCGACGCAAAATAAAACACCTGAAAACGTTTCGTAGTTCATGCTCCATATTCTGCCTCTGCCGTTGCTTTCGTTTACCGTGCGAGAGCGCGAGTGTAAATACATTCAGAGATaccagtgtctctctctctctctctctctctctctctcgtattTCCAGCCGGCGCTCTGCGTGTTGCAAGCACCGCTTCATCTTCCTGCGCGGCAACTGCAGAGCAGACGTGCACAGCCATTGCACGTACACGTGTTTGATCAACAGGCGCTTTAGGCTGCGATTTGCAACGATTTAGCTGAGTATAGCTAGGCAGAGGGAGGGCTGGGGCCGCGCGCCAGCGGTACCGGGGCTTGGGAACACCTGGGCAAACCACAGGGGCTTGGGCAGGACCTGAAAAGTAGTTTGTCCTGCAGTTAGACAAGCCGGggcttttctggatttttttttcccttcctgatgcCAGCATCCGCCAAAATCCCTTGTACTGCGCTGATGGGTCATAAATCAGTCATCAGGAGAAGCGACAGCGTCGGTAAATATTACAAAAGAGTATTGCTCTTTCTAATAGGGCATTTTTCGTGACGGGTCTCTAGCGTCCTGCTCTTCTTGCTTTAAATCTTGTGTACTTCTTATTAGTTGTAACTAGTGGggcaaaacaaacccaaaacaaccACAGAGCGCTGCACGCTGCCGATCTGAACTAAAACGTGGGCCTTTTGTGACGGTGTAGTGCTGGATGCGGACGCTGGAGGGCAAAGCAGGTGCGTTGAGCGGCTACGTAGGGTTGGGAGAGCAGAAACAGCTGGACTTCTCAAGCCTGCTTTGGTCCTGAAGAGTAGAGCTACGCGTAGAGGGTGCAGCATCCCGCGGTGACCTTCGC
The DNA window shown above is from Struthio camelus isolate bStrCam1 chromosome 27, bStrCam1.hap1, whole genome shotgun sequence and carries:
- the CDS2 gene encoding phosphatidate cytidylyltransferase 2 isoform X3 — its product is MESESENKLDGETASDSESKSEFGGSPPVPTSDDTPEVLNRALSNLSSRWKNWWVRGILTLAMITFFFIIIYLGPMVLMMIVMCVQIKCFHEIITIGYNVYHSYDLPWFRTLSWYFLLCVNYFFYGETVTDYFFTLVQREEPLRILSKYHRFISFALYLTGFCMFVLSLVKKHYRLQFYMFGWTHVTLLIVVTQSHLIIHNLFEGMIWFIVPISCVICNDIMAYMFGFFFGRTPLIKLSPKKTWEGFIGGFFATVLFGLLLSYVMSGYRCFTCPVEFNNDTNSFTVDCEPSELFQLQEYNIPVVLQSIVGWKTVRMYPFQIHSIALSTFASLIGPFGGFFASGFKRAFKIKDFANTIPGHGGIMDRFDCQYLMATFVNVYIASFIRGPNPSKLIQQFLTLRPDQQLHIFNTLKAHLVDKGMLASLEDA
- the CDS2 gene encoding phosphatidate cytidylyltransferase 2 isoform X1, which produces MLASSFSHLARRAVESESENKLDGETASDSESKSEFGGSPPVPTSDDTPEVLNRALSNLSSRWKNWWVRGILTLAMITFFFIIIYLGPMVLMMIVMCVQIKCFHEIITIGYNVYHSYDLPWFRTLSWYFLLCVNYFFYGETVTDYFFTLVQREEPLRILSKYHRFISFALYLTGFCMFVLSLVKKHYRLQFYMFGWTHVTLLIVVTQSHLIIHNLFEGMIWFIVPISCVICNDIMAYMFGFFFGRTPLIKLSPKKTWEGFIGGFFATVLFGLLLSYVMSGYRCFTCPVEFNNDTNSFTVDCEPSELFQLQEYNIPVVLQSIVGWKTVRMYPFQIHSIALSTFASLIGPFGGFFASGFKRAFKIKDFANTIPGHGGIMDRFDCQYLMATFVNVYIASFIRGPNPSKLIQQFLTLRPDQQLHIFNTLKAHLVDKGMLASLEDA
- the CDS2 gene encoding phosphatidate cytidylyltransferase 2 isoform X2, with product MSELRQRLGRQPGAAPPPEPEEKESESENKLDGETASDSESKSEFGGSPPVPTSDDTPEVLNRALSNLSSRWKNWWVRGILTLAMITFFFIIIYLGPMVLMMIVMCVQIKCFHEIITIGYNVYHSYDLPWFRTLSWYFLLCVNYFFYGETVTDYFFTLVQREEPLRILSKYHRFISFALYLTGFCMFVLSLVKKHYRLQFYMFGWTHVTLLIVVTQSHLIIHNLFEGMIWFIVPISCVICNDIMAYMFGFFFGRTPLIKLSPKKTWEGFIGGFFATVLFGLLLSYVMSGYRCFTCPVEFNNDTNSFTVDCEPSELFQLQEYNIPVVLQSIVGWKTVRMYPFQIHSIALSTFASLIGPFGGFFASGFKRAFKIKDFANTIPGHGGIMDRFDCQYLMATFVNVYIASFIRGPNPSKLIQQFLTLRPDQQLHIFNTLKAHLVDKGMLASLEDA
- the CDS2 gene encoding phosphatidate cytidylyltransferase 2 isoform X4, which gives rise to MITFFFIIIYLGPMVLMMIVMCVQIKCFHEIITIGYNVYHSYDLPWFRTLSWYFLLCVNYFFYGETVTDYFFTLVQREEPLRILSKYHRFISFALYLTGFCMFVLSLVKKHYRLQFYMFGWTHVTLLIVVTQSHLIIHNLFEGMIWFIVPISCVICNDIMAYMFGFFFGRTPLIKLSPKKTWEGFIGGFFATVLFGLLLSYVMSGYRCFTCPVEFNNDTNSFTVDCEPSELFQLQEYNIPVVLQSIVGWKTVRMYPFQIHSIALSTFASLIGPFGGFFASGFKRAFKIKDFANTIPGHGGIMDRFDCQYLMATFVNVYIASFIRGPNPSKLIQQFLTLRPDQQLHIFNTLKAHLVDKGMLASLEDA